A region of Narcine bancroftii isolate sNarBan1 chromosome 5 unlocalized genomic scaffold, sNarBan1.hap1 SUPER_5_unloc_1, whole genome shotgun sequence DNA encodes the following proteins:
- the LOC138750090 gene encoding mucin-17-like → MVSHSPWQCLVSPLLLLTSTAESSQPLTSAYLHARVQSSPHPGSLPHQRPVSPSTRHTSTPVSGQSLTPAHLQPRVQPAPQSNSPPHHYTGQPLTPAHLHTSVQSAPQASSPPPHWLVSPSPRLTSKPESGQALTNPVSPSPQLTATSVSDHPLNSAHLHARVRSGPHPASQPLTLAHLQTTVWSDPHISTQQHQCPVGSSTELTSTPASGEPLTLTHLHTSVQSGPHPYSPPHQYPVRSSPDSPPNQCPVGPSPLLTSTPVRSDPHISTQEHQCPVGSSPGFTSTPMSVPGQSHIPANSTTVSSRPLILAHRHTSVRSARHPGSPPYHCLGHPLTQAHLHTRTRVSASHRLTATPLTIQDLSLAHIHTGVQSGPHPASQSLTSAHLHTSVRSGPHTGSPPNQCPVSPSRKLTSIPVSGSPSPWLTSTPENGRAPLTSSPPNNTRVGPLTSANLYNISPPLQIISIPESSEPLNLAHLHTRVRPAPHPAHLHTIIPVNASSQLTSTLVSGWVLTQPVSPSPQHTFTQESGQSFTPAHFHTRVWSGPLPAGHPLTPAHLHTRVRSVLQPSSIPHHYPVSPSSWLSSTPESGQHLTMAQLHTRVRSVRHPAGQPLTQPHLHKSVRSDPHPYSPPLQCLFSPSLCHSTTPEHMSVQPLTPAHLHTGQSLTPIQIHTCFQSARHPGLHPHQSLVSSSRRLTSTPVSGRSFTLPHLNTSVRSARHPSSLPHQSPVGPSPSQSASHPNSLPHQSSICHSTWLISTPKFGRVLTPAHSHSSVRSTPHTCSPPRQCSVSPAPQYNSTPISIQPVIQLTSTPEFAQTLTLAHSHTSDRSGPNPGSPPHQCFIILSHRLISTPTVGPSPSQSAPHPNSPPHQSSAFPSPQLTSTPESGWDFTDRLVSPSPWLTSTVRSAPQAGSQPHQCSVSPSPQFKSTPVSNQPVIQAYLHTSDRSGPNPGSPPHQCFIILSHRLISTPTVGPSPSQSAPHPNSPPHQSSAFPSPQLTSTPESGWDFTDRLVSPSPPLTSTVRSAPQAGSQPHQSSFRHPITPAHLHTNSRALTQPVSTSSQLTSTPEFSLPFTPAYLHTRVRSAPHSGSPQHQCPFSPSLWHSTTPEHVSVQPLTPSHLHTGQYLTLAQRHTSVRSAPHPGSHTHRSPVEPSPSWSAPNPSSPPHQSSVGPSTQLNSTPLSSQPIILAFLHTRVWSAPLTGSPPHQSQVGPSPSRSAPHATAPPHECPVGPSPLLTTTPVSVQPLIHGAPPHQSTSGQTLEPAHSYTSLLLGPHPGSLPRVHLASHTPRFTFTRESGEPLNQHHRHTSVRSVPHLGSYPHQSPVSPSHRLTATPVSVRPSPWLTSTPESGRALTQPVSPTPQHTSTRVWSVPHPRSPPQQSSVGPSLSRSAPHHSSPPHQILISPSCRLTATPVFDQALILAHLNTRDPVNASRRLNTTPVYDQALILAHIHTGVRSGPHPAGQPQTPAHLHTRVRSCPSPRLNSTPLSDQHLNPALSTPVSSQPLTLAHLHTIIPVSVSPQLTSTPESGGVLTQPVSPTPQHTSTQESSRALTIAHLHTSCQVSPSFQLNSTPVSSQAFTPAQHPTSVRSCTHPVSLPHQCPVGPTSGSPPHQCPVEALTLLIYTRVSGRRVIPGHLHTSARSAFTLAHLHTSVQSAPRPSSLHTTVPGTHPGSPPNRSPVRPSPSQSDPHISSPPHQRSVKPLTPAQLHTSVRSPPQHGSPPHQCLVNHSPRLTSTPVFGRSLNIAQLHTQGPVSPSSRLTSSPESGQHLTLALLHTSVRSGPYPSSSPHQCPVSPSQSSQSLTLAYSNTSVWSAPSPQLTSTPVSDLPLIPAHLHTNIWSAPHTSSSPDQCPVSPRLQITSMPESSEPLNPTHLHTKSVSSSPQFTSIPLYQSDPHPSSPPHESLVSPSIQLTTTPESGRALTQSVSPTPQLNTRVRSAPYARSQPHQSPVGTSPWLSSTPLCGQPLTLTHLHTSFQSAPHLDPPPHQCPVGPSLSRSAPHHSSPPHQSLISPSCRLTATPVFGRALILAHLNTRDPVNASRQLTQAHHQTCVWSPPQPSSPPHQNPVSLSPQLTSTPESSRALTQPVSSTPQLTTPESDQPLTPLTATPVSSRDLALALLHTTVQVRSGTHPASHHLIPAQLHTSVRSAHDASSPPHQFLVSLSPSSPPHQRPVGPSSRQSAPHPGSPPHQRLVMPLTLVHLHTSVQSALHPGSLPNQCLVTLETSSPPHKCPVRARSAPHAGSLPNQSGEPLNPIHLHTSVHSASHSSSPPHQSPFSLSPLLTSTPETGRAAHPGSPPHQYPFSSSPRLTCTPVSGQPLTAAYLHTSVQSAPHTGSSPQESPVGPSPIQSAPSPRFTSAPVFESGRALNQPVIPSSQLTSIPQSISPSRQLTSTPVSGQPGLPPHQYHPGSPPHQCTISPSSWLTSTTVSNQPLTQAYLHTNVQSVSHPSSPPHQCSFSPSLWLTSTPESGEPLNPAHLHTSVGSAPHSSSPAHQSLVSPSPRLTSTPDSGQPLTLLHSHTSVRTVPHPCSQPHENPVGPSPSQSTPHSGSPPHQCPISPSLRLTSTPVYDQPLTPAHLHTSVHSDPQSSSSSHQVRSAPHPDSLPHQYPVIRSNKLNSTPVSSKPLTPAHLHTRVQSGTHPASQPLTQAHHHTSVRSPPQPSSPPHQCPVTPSTQLTSTPVSSQSLTPAHLHTSVHSAAHSGSHPHRRPVSPSPQLTSTSESGEPLNAAHLHTSVGSAPHSGSHPHQRPVSPSPQLTSTPESGKPLNAAHLHTRVRSVPHPDSLPHQCLVIPSNKLNTSVSSHLLTPAHLHTSV, encoded by the exons ATGGTCAGCCACTCACCCTGGCAGTGTCTGGTCAGTCCCTTACTCCTGCTCACCTCCACAGCAGAGTCTAGTCAGCCCCTCACCTCGGCTTACCTCCACGCCAGAGTCCAGTCATCACCTCACCCCGGCTCACTTCCACACCAGAGACCGGTGAGCCCTTCAACCCGGcacacctccacaccagtgtccggTCAGTCCCTCACCCCTGCTCACCTCCAACCCAGAGTCCAGCCAGCCCCTCAGTCCAACTCACCACCACACCATTACACCGGTCAGCCCCTCACCCCAGcacacctccacaccagtgtccagtCAGCACCTCAAGCAAGCTCACCTCCACCCCATTGGCTGGTCAGCCCCTCACCCCGGCTCACATCCAAACCAGAGTCCGGTCAGGCCCTCACCAACCCAGTCAGCCCCTCACCCCAGCTcacagccacatcagtgtctgatCACCCCCTCAACTCAGCTCACCTCCACGCCAGAGTCCGGTCGGGCCCACACCCAGCCAGTCAGCCCCTCACCCTGGCTCACCTCCAAACCACAGTCTGGTCAGACCCTCACATCAGCACACAGCAACACCAGTGTCCGGTCGGGTCCTCAACTGAGCTTACCTCAACACCAGCGTCCGGTGAGCCCCTCaccctgactcacctccacaccagtgtccagtCGGGCCCTCACCCctactcacctccacaccagtatCCGGTCAGGTCCTCACCTGACTCACCTCCAAACCAGTGTCCGGTCGGGCCTTCACCCCTACTTACCTCCACACCAGTCCGGTCAGACCCTCACATCAGCACACAGGAACACCAGTGTCCGGTCGGGTCCTCCCCTGGGTTTACCTCCACACCAATGTCCG TGCCTGGTCAGTCCCACATCCCAGCAAACTCCACAACAGTGTCCAGTCGGCCCCTCATCCTGGCTCACCGCCACACCAGTGTCCGATCAGCCCGCCACCCCGGCTCACCTCCATACCACTGTCTTGGTCATCCACTAACACAGGCTCATCTCCACACCAGAACCAGAGTCAGTGCCTCACACCGGCTCACCGCCACACCATTGACCATTCAGGACCTCAGCCTGGCTCACATCCACACCGGAGTCCAGTCGGGCCCTCACCCAGCCAGTCAGTCCCTCACCTcagctcacctccacaccagtgtccggTCAGGCCCTCACACTGGTTCACCTCCAAACCAGTGTCCGGTCAGCCCCTCACGCAAGCTCACTTCCATACCCGTCTCCGGCAGCCCCTCACCCTGGCTAACCTCCACACCAGAGAATGGTCGGGCCCCTCTCACAAGCTCACCTCCAAACAACACACGGGTCGGGCCCCTCACCTCGGCTAACCTCTACAACA TCAGCCCCCCTCTCCAGATCATCTCTATACCAGAGTCCAGTGAGCCCCTCAACCTGGCTCACCTCCACACGAGAGTCCGGCCAGCCCCTCACCCGGCTCACCTCCATACCATTATCCCGGTCAATGCCTCATCCCAGCTCACCTCCACACTAGTGTCCGGTTGGGTCCTCACTCAGCCGGTCAGCCCCTCACCCCAGCACACCTTCACACAAGAGTCCGGTCAGTCCTTCACCCCAGCTCACTTCCACACCAGAGTCTGGTCGGGCCCTCTTCCAGCCGGTCATCCCCTAACCCcagctcacctccacaccagagttCGGTCGGTCCTTCAACCCAGCTCAATTCCACACCATTATCCAGTCAGTCCATCATCCTGGCTTTCCTCCACACCAGAGTCCGGTCAGCACCTCACCATGGCTCAACTCCACACCAGAGTCAGGTCGGTCCGTCACCCAGCCGGTCAGCCACTCACGCAACCTCACCTCCACAAGAGTGTCCGGTCGGACCCTCACCCTTACTCACCTCCACTCCAGTGTCTGTTCAGCCCCTCACTCTGTCACTCCACCACACCAGAGCACA TGTCTGTTCAGCCCCTCACTCCGGCTCACCTCCACACCGGTCAGTCCCTCACCCCAATTCAAATCCACACCTGTTTCCAGTCAGCCCGTCATCCCGGCTTACATCCACACCAGAGTCTGGTCAGCTCCTCACGCCGGCTCACCTCAACACCAGTGTCCGGTCGCTCCTTCACCCTGCCTCACCTCAACACCAGTGTCCGGTCAGCCCGACACCCCAGCTCACTTCCACACCAGAGTCCGGTCGGACCCTCACCCAGCCAGTCAGCCTCTCACCCCAACTCACTTCCACACCAGAGTTCGATCTGCCACTCAACCTGGCTCATCTCCACTCCAAAGTTTGGTCGGGTCCTCACGCCGGCtcacagccactccagtgtccgGTCAACCCCTCACACCTgctcacctccacgccagtgttCAGTCAGTCCCGCACCCCAATACAACTCCACACCAATTTCCATTCAGCCCGTCATCCAACTTACCTCCACACCAGAGTTCGCTCAGACCCTCACACTGGCTCACAGCCACACCAGTGACCGGTCAGGACCTAACCCTGGCTCacctccacaccaatgtttcatcaTCCTATCACACCGGCTCATCTCCACACCAACAGTCGGGCCCTCACCCAGCCAGTCAGCACCTcatcccaactcacctccacaccagagttCAGCCTTCCCTTCACCCcagctcacctccacaccagagtcCGGTTGGGACTTCACTGACCGGCTGGTCAGCCCCTCACCCTGGCTCACCTCCACAGTCCGGTCAGCCCCTCAAGCCGGCTCACAGCCACACCAGTGTTCGGTCAGTCCCTCACCCCAATTCAAATCCACACCAGTTTCCAATCAGCCCGTCATCCAGGCTTACCTCCACACCAGTGACCGGTCAGGCCCTAACCCTGGCTCacctccacaccaatgtttcatcaTCCTATCACACCGGCTCATCTCCACACCAACAGTCGGGCCCTCACCCAGCCAGTCAGCACCTcatcccaactcacctccacaccagagttCAGCCTTCCCTTCACCCcagctcacctccacaccagagtcCGGTTGGGACTTCACTGACCGGCTGGTCAGCCCCTCACCCCCGCTCACCTCCACAGTCCGGTCAGCCCCTCAAGCCGGCTCACAGCCACACCAGTCTTCG TTTCGTCATCCTATCACACCGGCTCATCTCCACACCAACAGTCGGGCCCTCACCCAGCCAGTCAGCACCTcatcccaactcacctccacaccagagttCAGCCTTCCCTTCACCCCAGCTTACCTCCACACCAGAGTCCGGTCAGCTCCTCACTCTGGCTCACCTCAACACCAGTGTCCGTTCAGCCCCTCACTCTGGCACTCCACCACACCAGAGCACG TGTCCGTTCAGCCCCTCACTCCGTCTCACCTCCACACCGGTCAGTACCTCACGCTGGCTCAACGCCACACCAGTGTACGTTCAGCCCCTCACCCCGGCTCACATACACACCGGAGTCCAGTCGAGCCCTCACCCAGTTGGTCAGCCCCTAACCCcagctcacctccacaccagagttCAGTCGGTCCTTCAACCCAGCTCAACTCCACACCATTATCCAGTCAGCCCATCATCCTGGCTTTCCTCCACACCAGAGTCTGGTCAGCACCTCTCACTGGCTCGCCTCCACACCAGAGTCAGGTCGGTCCGTCACCCAGCCGGTCAGCCCCTCACGCAACTGCACCTCCACACGAGTGTCCGGTTGGGCCCTCACCCTTACTCACCACCACACCAGTGTCCGTTCAGCCCCTCATTCATGGCGCTCCACCACACCAGAGCACA TCCGGTCAGACCCTTGAGCCGGCTCACAGCTATACCAGTCTCCTGTTGGGCCCTCACCCCGGCTCACTTCCACGTGTGCATCTGGCTAGCCACACACCCCGGTTCACCTTCACACGAGAGTCTGGTGAGCCCCTGAACCAGCATCACCGCCACACCAGTGTCCGGTCAGTCCCTCACCTTGGCTCATATCCACACCAGAGTCCGGTCAGCCCCTCACACCGGCTCACAGCCACACCAGTGTCGGTCAGGCCCTCACCCtggctcacctccacaccagagtcCGGTCGGGCCCTCACTCAGCCAGTCAGCCCCACACCCCAGCACACCTCCACACGAGTCTGGTCAGTACCTCACCCCAGGTCACCTCCACAGCAGAGTTCAGTCGGGCCCTCACTCAGCCGGTCAGCACCACACCAcagctcacctccacaccagattCTGATCAGCCCCTCATGCCGGCTCACAGCCACACCAGTCTTTGATCAGGCCCTTATCCTGGCTCACCTCAACACCAGAGACCCGGTCAATGCCTCACGCCGGCTCAACACCACACCAGTGTACGACCAGGCCCTCATCCTGGCTCACATCCACACCGGAGTCCGGTCAGGCCCTCACCCAGCCGGTCAGCCCCAAACCCCAGCTCATCTCCACACCAGAGTTCGGTCATGCCCCTCACCCCGGCTCAACTCCACACCATTGTCCGATCAGCACCTCAACCCAGCTctctccacaccagtgtccagCCAGCCCCTCACCCTGGCTCACCTCCATACCATTATCCCAGTTAGTGTCTCACCCcagctcacctccacaccagagtcCGGTGGGGTCCTCACTCAGCCGGTCAGCCCCACACCCCAGCACACCTCCACACAAGAGTCCAGTCGGGCCCTCACCAtagctcacctccacaccagt TGTCAGGTCAGCCCATCATTCCAGCTCAActccacaccagtgtccagtCAGGCCTTCACCCCGGCTCAACACCCCACTAGTGTCCGCTCGTGCACTCACCCTGTCTCACTTCCACACCAGTGTCCAGTTGGGCCCACATCcggctcacctccacaccagtgtccggTCGAGGCCTTAACCTTGCTCATCTACACACGAGTGTCTGGTCGTCGCGTCATCCCAggtcacctccacaccagtgccCGGTCAGCCTTCACCCtggctcacctccacaccagtgtccagtCAGCCCCTCGCCCCAGCTCACTCCATACCACCGTCCCA GGCACTCATCCTGGCTCACCTCCAAACCGGAGTCCGGTCAGGCCCTCACCCAGCCAGTCAGACCCTCACATCAGCTCGCCTCCACACCAGAGATCGGTCAAACCCCTCACCCCGGCTCAACTCCACACCAGTGTCCGATCACCACCTCAACACGgttcacctccacaccagtgtctgGTCAACCACTCACCCcggctcacctccacaccagtgttcGGTCGGTCCCTCAACATAGCTCAACTCCACACCCAGGGTCCAGTCAGCCCATCATCCCGGCTTACCTCCTCACCAGAATCCGGTCAGCACCTCACCCTGGCTCTCCTCCACACTAGTGTCCGGTCGGGCCCTTACCCGAGCTCATCTCCACACCAGTGCCCGGTCAGCCCCTCACAGTCCAGTCAATCCCTCACACTGGCATACAGCAACACCAGTGTCTGGTCAGCCCCCTCACCCCAGCTGACCTCCACACCAGTATCCGATCTGCCCCTCATCCCGGCTCACCTCCACACCAATATCTGGTCAGCCCCTCACACAAGCTCCTCTCCAGACCAGTGTCCAGTCAGCCCCCGACTCCAGATCACCTCTATGCCAGAGTCCAGTGAACCCCTCAACcccactcacctccacacca agtcCGTCAGCTCCTCACCCCAGTTCACCTCCATACCATTATACCAGTCAGACCCTCACCCCAGCTCACCTCCACACGAGAGTCTGGTCAGTCCCTCAATTCAGCTCACCACCACACCAGAGTCCGGTCGGGCCCTGACTCAGTCAGTCAGCCCCACACCCCAGCTCAACACCAGAGTTCGATCAGCCCCTTACGCCCGCTCACAGCCACACCAGTCTCCAGTCGGGACCTCACCCTGGCTCTCCTCCACACCACTGTGTGGTCAGCCCCTCaccctgactcacctccacaccagtttCCAATCAGCACCTCACCTAGACCCACCACCACACCAGTGTCCGGTCGGGCCCTCACTCAGCCGGTCAGCCCCACACCAcagctcacctccacaccagagtcTGATCAGCCCCTCATGCCGGCTCACAGCCACACCAGTCTTTGGTCGGGCCCTTATCCTGGCTCATCTCAACACCAGAGACCCAGTCAATGCCTCACGCCAGCTCACCCAGGCTCACCACCAGACCTGTGTCTGGTCACCCCCTCAACCcagctcacctccacaccagaatCCAGTTAGTCTCTCACCCCAGCTCACCTCTACACCAGAGTCCAGTCGGGCCCTGACTCAGCCGGTCAGCTCCACACCCCAGCTCACAACACCAGAGTCCGATCAGCCTCTTACGCCGCTCACAGCCACACCAGTATCCAGTCGGGACCTCGCCCTGGCTCTCCTCCACACCACTGTGCA AGTCAGGTCGGGCACTCACCCAGCCAGTCATCACCTCATCCCGGCTCAACTCCACACCAGTGTCCGGTCAGCCCATGACGCaagctcacctccacaccagtttTTGGTCAGCCTATCACCCAGCTCACCTCCTCACCAGCGTCCAGTCGGACCCTCATCCAGACAGTCAGCCCCTCACCCcggctcacctccacaccagagacTGGTCATGCCCCTCACCCTGGTTcatctccacaccagtgtccaaTCAGCCCTTCACCCAGGCTCACTACCAAACCAGTGTTTAGTCACCCTTGAAACcagctcacctccacacaagtgtccaGTCAGAGCACGGTCAGCCCCTCACGCTGGCTCACTTCCAAACCAGTCCGGTGAACCCCTGAACCCAattcacctccacaccagtgtccatTCAGCCTCTCACTCCAGCTCACCACCACACCAGagtccattcagtctctcacccttgctcacctccacaccagagacTGGTCGGGCCGCTCACCCaggctcacctccacaccagtatCCGTTCAGCTCCTCACCCCGGCTGACCTGCACACCAGTATCTGGTCAACCCCTCACCGCAGCttacctccacaccagtgtccagtCAGCCCCTCATACTGGCTCATCTCCACAAGAGAGTCCGGTTGGGCCCTCACCCATCCAGTCAGCCCCTTCACCCCGGTTCACCTCCGCCCCAGTGTTCG AGTCCGGTCGGGCCCTCAATCAGCCGGTCATCCCCTCATCCCAGCTCACCTCCATACCACAGTCCATCAGCCCATCACGCcagctcacctccacaccagtgtctgGTCAACCTGGCTTACCTCCACACCAGTATCACCCtggctcacctccacaccagtgtacGATCAGCCCCTCATCCTGGCTCACCTCCACAACAGTGTCCAATCAGCCCCTCACCCAGGCTTACCTCCACACCAATGTCCAGTCAGTCTCTCACCCcagctcacctccacaccagtgttcATTCAGCCCCTCACTCtggctcacctccacaccagagtcCGGTGAACCCCTGAACCcggctcacctccacaccagtgtcggTTCAGCCCCTCATTCCAGCTCACCTGCACACCAGAGTCTGGTCAGTCCCTCACCCCGGCTTACCTCCACACCAGATTCCGGTCAGCCCCTCACGCTGCTTCATAGCCACACCAGTGTCCGAACAGTCCCTCACCCCTGCTCACAACCACACGAGAATCCTGTCGGGCCCTCACCCAGCCAGTCAACCCCTCACTCcggctcacctccacaccagtgtccaaTCAGCCCCTCACTCcggctcacctccacaccagtgtacGATCAGCCCCTCACCCcggctcacctccacaccagtgtccatTCAGATCCTCAATCCAGCTCATCTTCCCACCAGGTCCGGTCAGCCCCTCACCCCGACTCACTTCCACATCAGTATCCAGTCATCCGCTCAAACAAGCTCAACTCCACACCAGTGTCAAGTAAGCCCCTCACCCcagctcacctccacaccagagtcCAGTCTGGCACTCACCCAGCCAGTCAGCCCCTCACCCAGGCTCACCACCACACCAGTGTCCGGTCACCCCCTCAACCcagctcacctccacaccagtgtccggTCACCCCCTCAACCcagctcacctccacaccagtgtccagtCAGTCTCTCACCCCAGCTcatctccacaccagtgtccatTCAGCCGCTCACTCCGGTTCACATCCACACCGGAGACCAGTCAGCCCCTCACCCCAGCTTACTTCCACATCAGAGTCTGGTGAACCCCTGAATGcagctcacctccacaccagtgtcggTTCAGCCCCTCACTCCGGCTCACATCCACACCAGAGACCGGTCAGCCCCTCACCCCAGCTTACTTCCACACCAGAGTCTGGTAAACCCCTGAACGcggctcacctccacaccagagtcCGATCAGTCCCTCACCCCGACTCACTTCCACACCAGTGTCTGGTCATCCCCTCAAACAAGCTCAACACATCAGTGTCAAGTCATCTCCTCACCCcagctcacctccacaccagtgtctgA